One stretch of Rhinatrema bivittatum chromosome 8, aRhiBiv1.1, whole genome shotgun sequence DNA includes these proteins:
- the PLTP gene encoding phospholipid transfer protein yields the protein MALHQLFLILLLPWLVAAATDVAPGCKIRITTKGLEFVKQEGLKFVEQELENLTIPDLSGNEGKFQYKISNVMVTHLQLSLSNLHFQPLQDLVFDINNASISLSFQRKLLYWFFYDVGSINASAEGVDIKTELKMAKDMAGRLKIANITCKASIAKMQADFGGTLRTVYDFLGSFLTSGIRFLVNQQICPLLNHAGLVLLNSLLDTVPVRSAVDEHIGIDYSLLSDPDVTEDSLDMNFKGMFFHLNTENETLPNLAVSPVIKEQERMVYVGLSEYFFDSAMYAYYKADILQINITEEKMPKNLEVLLRTTYFGNIMLLNPDVAKAPLKLEFQVSTPPRFIIKPLSTTVSVTATVDIFLMPADLPPVQLSSMTMELKLNARVSLKGKRLQVQMDLKKFRMYSNKSALESLALIPLQSPVKTLLQLVVMPIVNEKTKRGVQIPLPEGMDFTKETVTNHAGFIVIGGDLHFSKSLREVIEKYRTPPTPKPTASD from the exons ATGGCTCTACACCAATTATTTCTCATATTGCTTCTTCCCTGGTTGGTCGCTGCAGCAACAGATGTAGCCCCTGGATGTAAAATCCGCATCACCACAAAGGGCCTGGAATTTG tcAAACAGGAAGGCCTGAAGTttgtggaacaggaactggagaatcTGACCATTCCAGATCTGTCAGGAAATGAAGGAAAATTTCAGTACAAGATCAGCAA TGTGATGGTGACGCATTTGCAGCTTTCGCTCTCCAACCTCCATTTCCAGCCCCTACAAGACCTTGTTTTTGACATCAACAATGCATCCATCAGCCTCTCCTTCCAACGCAAACTGCTCTACTGGTTTTT TTACGATGTAGGCAGCATCAACGCCTCCGCTGAAGGTGTCGACATCAAAACGGAGCTGAAAATGGCTAAGGACATGGCTGGCCGGCTCAAGATTGCCAACATCACCTGCAAAGCCTCCATTGCTAAAATGCAGGCGGATTTCGGTGGCACCCTGAG GACTGTATACGATTTCTTGGGATCATTTCTTACTTCTGGAATACGTTTCCTTGTAAACCAGCAG ATCTGCCCACTACTGAACCACGCAGGGCTGGTGCTGCTCAACTCTCTCCTGGACACCGTACCCG TGAGGAGCGCTGTGGATGAGCACATCGGCATCGATTACTCTCTCCTGAGCGACCCTGATGTTACAGAGGACAGCCTGGATATGAACTTCAAG GGCATGTTCTTTCACCTAAATACTGAGAACGAAACGCTCCCAAACCTGGCGGTCTCACCGGTGATAAAGGAGCAGGAACGCATGGTGTACGTGGGCCTGTCTGAGTACTTCTTTGACTCTGCCATGTATGCCTATTACAAAGCTGATATCTTGCAGATCAACATTACGGAAGAGAAG atgcCGAAGAATCTGGAGGTTTTGCTCAGGACAACATATTTTGGGAATATCATGCTGCTG AATCCCGATGTGGCCAAAGCCCCGCTGAAGCTGGAATTCCAGGTGTCCACACCACCTCGTTTCATCATCAAGCCGCTCAGCACCACGGTCTCCGTCACCGCCACCGTGGACATCTTCTTAATGCCCGCAGATCTACCGCCAGTGCAGCTGTCCAGCATGACCATG GAGCTGAAGCTCAATGCCAGGGTTTCCTTGAAGGGGAAAAGGCTGCAAGTGCAGATGGACCTGAAAAA GTTCCGAATGTACTCGAACAAGTCAGCACTGGAATCCCTCGCG CTGATCCCTCTGCAGAGTCCTGTGAAGACCCTGCTGCAGCTCGTCGTTATGCCGATCGTTAACG AAAAAACAAAGCGAGGTGTGCAGATCCCACTGCCCGAAGGCATGGACTTTACCAAGGAAACCGTCACCAACCATGCG